From Echinicola soli, a single genomic window includes:
- the hisIE gene encoding bifunctional phosphoribosyl-AMP cyclohydrolase/phosphoribosyl-ATP diphosphatase HisIE translates to MEELKIDFEKVNGLVPAIIQDADTNKVLMLGYMNEEALKKTQESGKVTFFSRTKQRLWTKGETSGNFMHVQSIKVDCDNDTLLVKANPIGPVCHTGADTCFDEENTSQTGFIDHLRGIIKDRKNNPSDTSYTASLFAKGINKVAQKVGEEAVEIVIEAKDDNKDLFMGEAADLLFHYLVLLEAKGYELDEVMDVLIKRHKS, encoded by the coding sequence ATGGAAGAATTAAAGATAGATTTTGAAAAAGTAAATGGTTTGGTACCAGCCATCATCCAAGATGCGGATACCAATAAAGTGTTGATGCTGGGGTATATGAATGAGGAAGCACTTAAGAAAACCCAAGAAAGTGGAAAAGTGACCTTCTTCAGCAGGACCAAGCAGCGTCTATGGACTAAAGGGGAGACTTCCGGTAACTTTATGCATGTCCAATCCATCAAAGTTGATTGTGACAATGATACGTTGTTGGTAAAGGCCAATCCTATCGGGCCAGTGTGCCATACCGGGGCAGATACTTGTTTTGATGAAGAAAACACCTCCCAAACCGGATTTATCGATCATTTACGCGGGATCATTAAAGACCGTAAAAACAATCCTTCTGACACATCTTATACGGCCTCACTTTTTGCCAAAGGTATCAATAAAGTAGCCCAGAAAGTAGGCGAAGAAGCGGTGGAGATTGTCATTGAAGCTAAGGATGATAACAAAGATCTCTTTATGGGCGAAGCAGCGGATTTGCTTTTTCACTATTTAGTACTGCTTGAAGCCAAAGGCTATGAGCTGGATGAGGTAATGGATGTCCTTATCAAGAGACACAAATCCTGA